From the Quercus lobata isolate SW786 chromosome 6, ValleyOak3.0 Primary Assembly, whole genome shotgun sequence genome, one window contains:
- the LOC115950611 gene encoding auxin-responsive protein IAA14-like, which yields MEVSRKMTNVLGTERDLNFKETELCLGLPGGGGGGGTAEPETLKATGKRGFSETVDLKLNLQSKEDSNKNIVSKEKNPAKPPAKAQVVGWPPVRSYRKNMMAQKNTSEEGEKASSAGAAFVKVCMDGAPYLRKVDLKMYKSYQELSDALAKMFSSFTMGNYGAQGMIDFMNESKLMDLLNSSEYVPTYEDKDGDWMLVGDVPWEMFVDSCKRLRIMKGSEAIGLAPRAMEKCKNRS from the exons ATGGAAGTTAGCCGGAAAATGACGAACGTGCTAGGCACTGAGCGTGATTTGAACTTTAAGGAGACTGAGCTGTGTCTTGGATTgcctggtggtggtggtggtggtggaacTGCTGAGCCTGAGACTCTCAAAGCTACCGGAAAAAGAGGCTTCTCCGAGACTGTTGATCTGAAACTTAACCTTCAGTCCAAGGAAGATAGCAACAAGAATATTGTTTCAAAGGAGAAAAACCCGGCAAAGCCACCAGCCAA GGCACAAGTTGTGGGATGGCCACCAGTTAGGTCGTACAGGAAGAATATGATGGCTCAGAAGAATACAAGTGAGGAGGGAGAGAAAGCAAGCAGTGCTGGTGCAGCCTTTGTGAAGGTTTGCATGGATGGTGCACCATATCTTCGTAAGGTGGACTTGAAAATGTACAAGAGCTACCAAGAACTATCTGATGCCTTGGCCAAGATGTTCAGTTCCTTTACCATGG GCAATTATGGGGCCCAAGGAATGATTGATTTCATGAATGAGAGCAAGTTAATGGATCTTCTCAACAGCTCTGAATATGTGCCAACCTATGAAGATAAGGATGGTGATTGGATGCTTGTGGGCGATGTTCCATGGGA GATGTTTGTTGATTCATGCAAGCGCTTACGCATAATGAAAGGATCAGAAGCTATTGGTCTTg CACCAAGAGCCATGGAGAAGTGCAAGAACCGTAGCTGA